A region of Streptomyces paludis DNA encodes the following proteins:
- a CDS encoding GntR family transcriptional regulator, with the protein MTAFAPDSLVLNRKLPLWYQVSQSLRASILGRRPEDPLRLPTEERLAAHYGVSVLTMRQALKELEEEGLISRHRRRGTFIEPGARRGAPRRLLGSIDTVVAQQSGEPTTVLGHGPAPVPAELAEYFPGLDAIVSYRRLRTDGESGEPVNWAENAVRPEIAERIVVADLERWPMTKVLRDLVGVRIGRITDTVEARLADPETAQLLRVPLLSPILHHTGVTYDVDGRVVDVARIRYRGDRFAFSVTVEADPMGEPPAR; encoded by the coding sequence TTGACCGCCTTCGCCCCCGACTCGCTGGTCCTGAACCGCAAGCTGCCGCTCTGGTACCAGGTCTCGCAGTCGCTGCGCGCCTCGATACTGGGCCGCCGGCCCGAGGACCCGCTGCGGCTGCCCACCGAGGAGCGGCTCGCCGCGCACTACGGCGTCAGTGTGCTGACGATGCGGCAGGCGCTGAAGGAGTTGGAGGAGGAGGGGCTGATCAGCCGGCACCGGCGGCGCGGCACCTTCATCGAGCCGGGCGCGCGGCGCGGCGCCCCGCGCCGGCTGCTGGGCTCGATCGACACGGTCGTGGCGCAGCAGTCCGGTGAGCCGACGACGGTCCTCGGCCATGGCCCGGCCCCGGTCCCGGCCGAGCTGGCCGAGTACTTCCCGGGGCTGGACGCCATCGTGTCGTACCGGCGGCTGCGGACCGACGGTGAGAGCGGTGAGCCGGTCAACTGGGCGGAGAACGCGGTGCGTCCGGAGATCGCGGAGCGGATCGTGGTGGCGGATCTGGAGCGCTGGCCGATGACGAAGGTGCTGCGCGATCTCGTCGGGGTGCGGATCGGCCGGATCACGGACACGGTCGAGGCGCGGCTCGCGGACCCGGAGACGGCTCAGCTGCTGCGGGTGCCGCTGCTGAGCCCGATCCTGCACCACACGGGGGTGACGTACGACGTGGACGGCCGGGTGGTGGATGTGGCGAGGATCCGCTATCGGGGCGACCGGTTCGCCTTCTCGGTCACGGTCGAGGCGGACCCGATGGGCGAACCGCCGGCGCGCTGA
- a CDS encoding MaoC family dehydratase, whose protein sequence is MAEPRIFTSVDELRAAIGEQLGPGEWLEIDQKRVDLFAEATGDHQWIHVDPDRAATGPFGTTIAHGYLTLSLLPLFVPRLLRVENVRMGVNYGTNKVRFPAPVPVGSRLRASAVLTEVTEVAAGPAAGDGGVQLTARVTVEREGGDKPVCVAESVSRYYF, encoded by the coding sequence ATGGCCGAGCCGAGGATCTTCACATCGGTGGACGAGCTGCGCGCCGCGATCGGCGAACAGCTCGGGCCCGGCGAGTGGCTGGAGATCGACCAGAAGCGGGTCGACCTCTTCGCCGAGGCGACCGGGGACCACCAGTGGATCCATGTCGACCCGGACCGCGCGGCGACCGGCCCCTTCGGCACGACGATCGCGCACGGCTATCTGACACTGTCGCTGCTGCCGCTGTTCGTGCCGCGGCTCCTGCGCGTGGAGAACGTACGGATGGGCGTCAACTACGGTACGAACAAGGTCCGTTTCCCGGCACCCGTGCCCGTCGGCTCCCGGCTGCGCGCGTCGGCCGTCCTGACGGAGGTCACCGAGGTCGCGGCGGGCCCCGCGGCCGGTGACGGGGGCGTACAGCTCACGGCCAGGGTCACGGTCGAGCGCGAGGGCGGCGACAAGCCGGTCTGCGTGGCGGAGTCGGTGTCGCGCTACTACTTCTGA
- a CDS encoding SGNH/GDSL hydrolase family protein — protein sequence MKPSRITAFATSLLLGAVLALTGAASAHAAPTVAAVDYVALGDSYSSGLGAGAYDSASGDCKRTSRAYPALWATANKPATFAFTACSGARTSDVTASQLTPLNSGTDLVSITVGGNDAGFSDVMTVCVLQSQSACLTRIATARSYVDTTLPGRLDSVYTAIKTKAPSARVVVLGYPRFYKIGGSCLAGLSDTVRTAINNASDHLNAATAKRAADHGFTFAEVAGAFTGHEICSGSAWLHSLNVLNVSESYHPTAAGQSGGYLPVLASAA from the coding sequence ATGAAACCGTCCCGCATTACGGCATTCGCCACCTCGCTCCTCCTCGGCGCCGTCCTCGCTCTCACCGGAGCGGCCTCGGCCCACGCGGCCCCCACCGTCGCAGCCGTCGACTATGTGGCGCTGGGGGACTCGTACTCCTCCGGTCTCGGAGCCGGCGCCTACGACAGCGCCAGCGGCGACTGCAAGCGCACGTCCAGGGCCTACCCGGCTCTCTGGGCGACCGCGAACAAGCCCGCCACCTTCGCGTTTACCGCGTGCTCGGGCGCTCGTACGAGTGATGTGACCGCCAGTCAGCTGACGCCGCTGAACTCCGGCACCGACCTCGTCAGTATCACCGTCGGAGGCAATGACGCGGGCTTCTCCGACGTCATGACGGTGTGTGTCCTCCAGTCCCAGTCGGCCTGTCTCACCAGAATCGCCACCGCCCGCTCCTACGTCGATACGACCCTGCCCGGCCGGCTCGACTCCGTGTACACGGCGATCAAGACCAAGGCGCCCTCGGCCCGGGTCGTCGTCCTCGGCTACCCCCGCTTCTACAAGATCGGCGGCAGCTGCCTCGCCGGACTGAGCGACACCGTGCGTACGGCGATCAACAACGCCTCCGACCATCTGAACGCGGCGACCGCCAAGCGGGCCGCCGACCACGGATTCACCTTCGCGGAAGTGGCCGGCGCCTTCACCGGCCATGAGATCTGCTCGGGCTCCGCGTGGCTGCACAGCCTCAACGTGCTCAACGTCTCCGAGTCCTACCACCCCACCGCCGCCGGTCAGTCGGGCGGCTATCTGCCGGTCCTCGCCTCGGCCGCGTAA
- a CDS encoding glycosyltransferase family 2 protein, with product MVPTTAPAGGHPQYRPISSHLAITPPVSVVIPAMNEAENLPYVFKTLPDWIHEVVLVDGDSTDDTIRVARELWPDIKVVEQRGKGKGDALISGFAACTGDIIVMVDADGSADGQEIVSYVSALVSGADFAKGSRFANGGGTDDMTVIRKLGNRVLCAVVNAKFGARYTDLCYGYNAFWRHCLDEITLDCTGFEVETLMNIRVVKAGLKVQEIPSHEYDRIHGVSNLRAVRDGLRVLGVILRERGVPRSTRRRRPVAAGVTVPRRKAT from the coding sequence GTGGTTCCCACGACCGCGCCCGCCGGCGGTCATCCGCAGTACCGGCCCATCTCCTCGCACCTCGCGATCACCCCGCCCGTCAGCGTCGTGATCCCCGCGATGAACGAGGCCGAGAACCTTCCGTACGTCTTCAAGACCCTGCCCGACTGGATCCATGAAGTCGTCCTGGTGGACGGCGACTCGACCGACGACACGATCCGGGTGGCCCGCGAGCTGTGGCCGGACATCAAGGTGGTCGAGCAGCGCGGCAAGGGCAAGGGCGATGCCCTGATCAGCGGATTCGCCGCCTGCACGGGCGACATCATCGTGATGGTCGACGCGGACGGCTCGGCCGACGGCCAGGAGATCGTCTCCTATGTGTCGGCCCTGGTCTCCGGCGCCGACTTCGCCAAGGGCTCGCGCTTCGCCAACGGCGGCGGCACGGACGACATGACGGTGATCCGCAAGCTCGGCAACCGGGTGCTGTGCGCCGTCGTCAACGCCAAGTTCGGCGCCCGCTACACCGATCTCTGCTACGGCTACAACGCCTTCTGGCGCCACTGCCTGGACGAGATCACGCTGGACTGCACCGGCTTCGAGGTGGAGACCCTGATGAACATCCGGGTCGTCAAGGCGGGGCTGAAGGTGCAGGAGATACCGAGCCACGAGTACGACCGGATCCACGGGGTCAGCAATCTGAGAGCCGTGAGAGACGGTCTGCGCGTCCTCGGCGTGATCCTGCGCGAACGCGGCGTCCCGAGGTCGACCCGGCGCCGCCGCCCGGTCGCGGCGGGGGTCACCGTCCCCCGGAGGAAGGCGACATGA
- the hmgA gene encoding homogentisate 1,2-dioxygenase, producing the protein MSGIEQTRGTAEALEYSPGFGNEHSSEAVPGALPHGRNSPQRAPLGLYAEQLSGSAFTEPRAQGRRSWLYRIRPSAAHPPFVRTGNGGLRGAPFTESVPDPNRLRWDPLPAPAPGTDFLAGLWTLGGNGDATRREGMAVHLYHADTSMTDRVFSDADGELLIVPEHGGLLIRTELGLLAARPGEVALIPRGVRFRVELLDATARGYVCENYGRPFTLPDLGPIGANGLANARDFLAPVAAYEDIERPVEVVSKFCGNLWSATYDHSPLDVVAWHGNHVPYVYDLRRFNVIGSISYDHPDPSIFTVLTSPSDTPGLAGVDFVVFAPRWLVGEDTFRPPYFHRNVMSEYMGLIEGAYDAKSAGEGGFVPGGGSLHNMMSAHGPDRETFDRASAAELRPQRIDDGLAFMFETRWPVTATAQAAGAGHLQQGYDAVWQGLERHFRP; encoded by the coding sequence ATGAGCGGCATCGAGCAGACGCGCGGGACGGCCGAAGCGCTGGAGTACTCCCCCGGCTTCGGCAATGAACACAGCTCGGAGGCGGTGCCCGGCGCCCTGCCGCACGGCCGCAACTCGCCGCAGCGCGCCCCCCTCGGGCTCTACGCGGAGCAGCTGAGCGGCAGCGCCTTCACCGAGCCGCGCGCACAGGGCCGGCGCTCCTGGCTCTACCGGATCCGCCCGTCGGCCGCGCATCCGCCGTTCGTCCGGACCGGCAACGGCGGGCTGCGGGGCGCGCCCTTCACCGAGTCCGTCCCCGATCCCAACCGGCTCCGCTGGGACCCGCTCCCGGCGCCCGCCCCCGGCACCGACTTCCTGGCCGGGCTCTGGACGCTCGGCGGCAACGGGGACGCGACGCGCCGCGAGGGCATGGCGGTGCATCTGTACCACGCCGACACCTCCATGACGGACCGGGTGTTCAGCGACGCGGACGGCGAACTGCTGATCGTCCCGGAGCACGGCGGGCTGCTGATCCGCACCGAGCTGGGGCTGCTGGCCGCCCGGCCCGGCGAGGTCGCGCTGATCCCGCGCGGGGTGCGCTTCCGCGTCGAGCTGCTGGACGCGACGGCGCGCGGCTATGTCTGCGAGAACTACGGACGGCCCTTCACCCTGCCCGACCTGGGCCCGATCGGCGCCAACGGCCTGGCGAACGCCCGGGACTTCCTCGCGCCGGTCGCCGCGTACGAGGACATCGAGCGGCCGGTGGAGGTGGTCAGCAAGTTCTGCGGCAATCTCTGGTCCGCCACCTACGACCACTCGCCGCTCGATGTCGTCGCCTGGCACGGCAACCATGTGCCGTACGTCTACGACCTGCGCCGCTTCAATGTCATCGGGTCCATCAGCTACGACCACCCCGACCCGTCGATCTTCACCGTGCTGACCTCGCCGTCCGACACCCCGGGGCTCGCGGGGGTCGACTTCGTCGTGTTCGCGCCGCGCTGGCTGGTCGGGGAGGACACCTTCCGGCCGCCGTACTTCCACCGCAATGTGATGAGCGAGTACATGGGTCTGATCGAGGGGGCGTACGACGCGAAGTCGGCCGGCGAGGGCGGGTTCGTGCCCGGCGGCGGTTCGCTGCACAACATGATGTCGGCGCACGGCCCCGACCGGGAGACCTTCGACCGGGCGAGCGCCGCCGAGCTGCGCCCGCAGCGGATCGACGACGGCCTGGCGTTCATGTTCGAGACGCGCTGGCCGGTCACGGCGACCGCGCAGGCGGCGGGGGCGGGGCATCTGCAACAGGGGTACGACGCGGTGTGGCAGGGTCTTGAGCGCCACTTCAGGCCCTGA
- a CDS encoding TetR/AcrR family transcriptional regulator produces the protein MRTAEHTADGEDPPWGEVTPEAARKLLVAAVEAFAERGYHATTTRDIAGRAGMSPAALYIHFKTKEELLHRISRIGHERALALLTAAADGEGTAAERLAEAVRCFVRWHAGRHDTARIVQYELDALGAEHRAEIVELRRGSGAAVRRILLDGVRDGEFDVPDVPGTTLAVLSLCIDVARWFNAAGPRTPDEVGALYADLVLRMVSAR, from the coding sequence ATGCGTACGGCGGAGCACACGGCGGACGGCGAGGACCCGCCGTGGGGTGAGGTCACCCCGGAGGCGGCCAGAAAGCTGCTGGTCGCCGCCGTCGAAGCGTTCGCCGAGCGCGGCTACCACGCCACCACCACACGCGATATCGCCGGGCGCGCCGGGATGAGCCCGGCGGCCCTCTACATCCACTTCAAGACCAAGGAAGAGCTGCTCCACCGGATCAGCCGGATCGGCCACGAGCGGGCGCTGGCGCTGCTGACCGCCGCCGCGGACGGCGAGGGCACCGCCGCCGAGCGGCTCGCCGAGGCCGTACGGTGCTTCGTCCGCTGGCACGCCGGGCGGCACGACACCGCGCGCATCGTGCAGTACGAGCTGGACGCGCTCGGCGCCGAGCACCGCGCGGAGATCGTGGAGCTGCGGCGCGGCAGCGGTGCGGCGGTGCGGCGGATCCTGCTCGACGGCGTACGGGACGGCGAGTTCGACGTACCCGATGTGCCGGGCACCACGCTCGCGGTGCTGTCCCTCTGCATCGATGTGGCGCGCTGGTTCAACGCGGCGGGCCCCCGCACCCCCGACGAGGTCGGCGCGCTCTACGCCGATCTCGTCCTGCGTATGGTCTCCGCCCGGTAG
- a CDS encoding YiaA/YiaB family inner membrane protein, whose amino-acid sequence MNDTPVKQQNTAAYYAQAVASFALALTALAVGIAKLEASAWVRGFLAVAVLYLTTSAFTLAKVVRDRQEAGQIVSRVDQARLEKMLAEHDPFQKL is encoded by the coding sequence ATGAACGACACACCGGTCAAGCAGCAGAACACCGCGGCCTACTACGCCCAGGCGGTCGCCTCCTTCGCACTCGCCCTGACGGCCCTGGCCGTCGGTATCGCCAAGCTTGAGGCCAGCGCATGGGTGCGCGGGTTTCTCGCGGTGGCCGTCCTCTATCTGACGACCTCGGCGTTCACCCTGGCCAAGGTGGTCCGGGACCGGCAGGAGGCCGGGCAGATCGTCAGCCGGGTCGACCAGGCCCGGCTGGAGAAGATGCTCGCCGAGCACGACCCGTTCCAGAAGCTCTGA
- a CDS encoding DMT family transporter — MSWLPPAAAGVTVLLWASAFVSIRSAGAVYSPGALALGRLLAGTLVLGAVCAVRRVGLPPRAAWPGILVSGLLWFGAYMVVLNWAEREVDAGTAAMLVNIGPILIALLGAGLLGEKLPPRLLAGMAVSFAGAVAVGLSMSGEGHASALGVVLCLLAAVAYAGGVVAQKPALAHAGALQVTAFGCLVGTVACLPFAGQLIHEASSAPVGATLNMVYLGVFPTALAFTTWAYALARTTAGRMGATTYAVPALVVLMSWLLLDEVPALLTLGGGALCLAGVAVSRSRSRARPSR; from the coding sequence ATGTCCTGGCTACCGCCCGCAGCCGCCGGAGTGACGGTTCTGCTCTGGGCCTCGGCCTTCGTTTCCATCCGTAGCGCGGGCGCCGTCTACTCCCCGGGGGCGCTGGCGCTCGGCCGGCTGCTCGCGGGCACGCTCGTACTCGGCGCGGTCTGTGCCGTACGGCGCGTGGGACTGCCGCCGCGCGCCGCCTGGCCGGGGATCCTGGTCTCCGGGCTGCTCTGGTTCGGCGCGTACATGGTCGTGCTCAACTGGGCCGAGCGGGAGGTCGACGCGGGGACGGCCGCGATGCTGGTGAACATCGGCCCGATCCTGATCGCGCTGCTCGGCGCCGGGCTGCTCGGCGAAAAGCTGCCGCCGCGGCTGCTCGCGGGCATGGCGGTGTCCTTCGCGGGCGCGGTGGCGGTGGGGCTGTCCATGTCGGGCGAGGGCCACGCCTCCGCCCTCGGCGTCGTGCTGTGCCTGCTGGCGGCGGTCGCGTACGCGGGCGGTGTGGTGGCACAGAAGCCCGCGCTGGCGCACGCCGGGGCGCTCCAGGTGACGGCCTTCGGCTGTCTGGTCGGTACGGTCGCCTGCCTGCCGTTCGCGGGACAGCTGATCCACGAGGCGTCGAGCGCCCCCGTCGGAGCCACCCTCAACATGGTCTACCTCGGGGTCTTCCCGACCGCGCTGGCCTTCACCACCTGGGCGTACGCCCTGGCGCGTACGACGGCGGGCCGGATGGGCGCAACCACGTACGCCGTCCCCGCGCTGGTCGTGCTGATGTCCTGGCTCCTCCTCGATGAGGTCCCCGCCCTGCTCACCCTCGGCGGCGGCGCGCTCTGTCTGGCGGGCGTGGCGGTGTCCCGGTCCCGGTCCCGGGCGCGCCCTTCGCGCTGA
- a CDS encoding TetR/AcrR family transcriptional regulator, translating into MVPVSRDRTNAKPPQPVPGGGLRRVPVQRRSAERLTRILDACAALLDETGYERLSTRAVAARAGVPIGSVYRFFGDKRAMADALAHRNLDRYAERVTVRFGELAAGDWRGAIDAVLDEYLAMKRSVPGFALVDFGAQLPLGTRVPVSERDPAPAAAPPAGVPAGPPVDPNRQVAHRLTALLAAHLGRTPDAALHRSVLVAVEATDALLQLAFHTDPAGDPGIVLETRVLLRAYLARTLD; encoded by the coding sequence ATGGTCCCCGTGTCACGCGACCGTACGAACGCGAAACCCCCGCAGCCCGTGCCCGGCGGGGGGCTGCGCCGGGTGCCCGTGCAGCGGCGCAGCGCGGAGCGGCTGACGCGGATCCTCGACGCCTGCGCGGCGCTGCTGGACGAGACGGGGTACGAGCGGCTGTCCACCCGGGCGGTCGCCGCGCGCGCGGGTGTCCCCATCGGGTCCGTCTACCGGTTCTTCGGCGACAAGCGCGCCATGGCGGACGCGCTCGCCCACCGCAATCTGGACCGGTACGCGGAGCGCGTCACGGTGCGGTTCGGGGAGCTGGCCGCGGGGGACTGGCGGGGCGCCATCGACGCCGTACTCGACGAGTACCTCGCGATGAAGCGCAGTGTGCCGGGCTTCGCGCTGGTCGACTTCGGCGCGCAACTCCCGCTGGGGACGCGGGTACCGGTGTCCGAACGGGACCCGGCGCCGGCCGCCGCACCGCCCGCCGGTGTGCCTGCCGGCCCGCCCGTCGACCCCAACCGGCAGGTCGCCCACCGGCTCACCGCGCTGCTCGCCGCCCACCTCGGCCGTACGCCCGACGCCGCGCTGCACCGCTCCGTCCTGGTCGCCGTCGAGGCCACCGACGCACTGCTCCAACTCGCGTTCCACACGGACCCGGCCGGCGATCCCGGCATCGTCCTCGAAACAAGGGTCCTGCTGCGCGCCTACCTCGCGCGGACGCTCGACTGA
- a CDS encoding ABC transporter ATP-binding protein, translating into MTRAISLHSVSKTYGRASRAVDRFSLDIAPGEFLVLLGPSGCGKSTVLRMIAGLEDITEGDLILDGEYANLMPPRERRMAMVFQNFALYPNMTNRDNIGFPLRLENPREDRTARVDATARMLGIESVLDRYPSQLSGGERQRVAMGRAISRRPSAFLMDEPLSNLDAKLRSHLRAEIARLTAELGVTTVYVTHDQAEAMSLGDRVAVMRGGVLQQVSAPREVYALPENVFVAAFIGTPRINLLEAVVYAPLDGRMAIDLGRQRLPLPEPLSSDHQLLRIQQGRQIIVGLRSEAARIAPPSQARPGEVALSGIVEHMEYQGHEALVHLNTGSRPAVVTDLESPRPRSGSRGRRGPGLLRRLTGRTAGRTGPVGPVGPVVVLDDEERGGDRGGDRRWEPYGSEAPGESMPDRATLAASDLVVRTGPDMRLRTGAQVPLLVDLAHLYVFDHHGRRICPAPREVPGLDE; encoded by the coding sequence ATGACTCGCGCCATCTCTCTGCACAGTGTCAGCAAGACGTACGGACGCGCTTCCCGGGCCGTCGACCGCTTCTCGCTCGATATCGCGCCGGGCGAGTTCCTGGTGCTGCTCGGCCCCTCGGGGTGCGGCAAGTCGACCGTTCTGCGCATGATCGCGGGGCTGGAGGACATCACCGAGGGCGACCTGATCCTCGACGGCGAGTACGCCAACCTCATGCCGCCCCGGGAGCGCCGGATGGCCATGGTGTTCCAGAACTTCGCGCTCTATCCGAACATGACCAACCGCGACAACATCGGTTTCCCGCTCCGGCTGGAGAACCCGCGCGAGGACCGCACCGCGCGCGTCGACGCCACCGCGCGCATGCTCGGCATCGAGAGCGTCCTCGACCGCTATCCGAGCCAGCTCTCCGGCGGCGAGCGGCAGCGGGTCGCGATGGGCCGGGCGATCTCCCGGCGGCCCTCGGCCTTCCTCATGGACGAACCGCTGTCCAATCTCGACGCGAAGCTCCGCAGCCATCTGCGCGCCGAGATAGCCCGGCTGACGGCCGAACTCGGCGTCACCACGGTGTATGTGACGCATGATCAGGCCGAAGCGATGTCGCTCGGCGACCGGGTCGCGGTGATGCGCGGCGGAGTGCTCCAGCAGGTCAGCGCACCGCGCGAGGTGTACGCGCTGCCGGAGAACGTGTTCGTCGCCGCGTTCATCGGGACCCCGCGCATCAATCTGCTGGAGGCGGTGGTGTACGCGCCGCTGGACGGCCGGATGGCGATCGACCTCGGCCGGCAGCGGCTGCCGCTGCCCGAACCCCTCAGCTCCGACCACCAGTTGCTCCGTATCCAGCAGGGCCGCCAGATCATCGTCGGACTCCGGTCGGAGGCGGCCCGGATCGCGCCGCCGAGCCAGGCGCGCCCCGGTGAGGTGGCGCTGAGCGGCATCGTCGAGCACATGGAGTACCAGGGGCACGAGGCGCTGGTGCATCTCAACACCGGCTCCCGGCCCGCCGTGGTGACCGACCTCGAATCGCCCCGGCCACGCTCCGGCTCGCGCGGACGCCGGGGCCCGGGACTGCTGCGGCGGCTCACGGGCCGGACGGCGGGGCGGACGGGTCCGGTGGGCCCGGTGGGGCCGGTGGTGGTGCTGGACGACGAGGAGAGGGGCGGGGACAGGGGCGGGGACAGACGCTGGGAACCGTACGGGAGCGAAGCGCCGGGGGAGTCCATGCCGGACCGCGCCACCCTCGCCGCGAGCGACCTGGTCGTCCGCACCGGCCCCGACATGCGGCTGCGCACGGGCGCGCAGGTGCCGCTCCTGGTCGACCTGGCCCACCTGTACGTCTTCGACCACCACGGCCGCAGAATCTGCCCGGCACCGAGGGAAGTGCCGGGCCTGGACGAGTAG